A stretch of Treponema vincentii F0403 DNA encodes these proteins:
- a CDS encoding glycoside hydrolase family 3 N-terminal domain-containing protein, which produces MLATKKMGCSCFTAAAFFFFIIPNLFAQGSALSTQPTSAQSTQTASSSAQTGSIAVPAASQATAPASQNEEALRAVVSRLSLEEKAAQVLMINIAGSKTADVNSIASFKGTVPGAILLFGYNIADTPQAVADFLESAVHGFQDTAHRSGHTFIPPLFALDNEGGTVYRTRRITVPVPAAEEIGTRFSAEEAEELYRLLGQQMRELGLRLNLAPVAEAGTEETAAALGTRTFSSEPEQAGQYAAAAVRGMQKAGIFAAVKHFPGNSAADLHKGTAELTVDYDTFLNRYCAAFRPSITDGAAAILISHITVPVIEAAPFCFSAKGIALLRNKLGFSGLIITDDIAMQALRQNGAAPEENAVRALAAGCDMVMCSLSKTYPLIEALAEKAAADTDFAARLDEAVLRVLTAKQQAGLIDTQKTIGTDGFFIPHTPDWEKFRQAKESAAVYQHKTP; this is translated from the coding sequence ATGTTAGCAACAAAAAAAATGGGCTGCAGTTGTTTTACCGCTGCAGCTTTTTTCTTTTTTATTATCCCCAATTTATTTGCGCAAGGTTCTGCTTTATCTACGCAACCTACATCCGCGCAATCTACGCAAACCGCTTCCTCATCAGCGCAAACCGGAAGCATTGCCGTACCGGCGGCATCTCAAGCTACGGCGCCCGCATCTCAAAATGAGGAAGCCCTCCGAGCCGTTGTTTCCCGGCTTTCTCTTGAAGAAAAAGCGGCGCAGGTGTTGATGATTAATATCGCCGGCAGCAAAACGGCAGATGTAAACAGCATCGCATCGTTTAAGGGAACCGTACCGGGGGCAATCCTCTTATTCGGATATAATATTGCGGATACGCCGCAAGCAGTCGCAGATTTTTTAGAATCGGCTGTGCATGGCTTTCAGGATACGGCGCACCGTTCCGGCCATACTTTTATCCCGCCGCTTTTTGCACTTGATAACGAAGGCGGTACCGTATACCGCACCCGCCGCATTACCGTACCGGTACCCGCTGCGGAGGAAATCGGCACGCGTTTTTCCGCCGAAGAAGCGGAAGAACTTTACCGTCTGCTGGGGCAGCAGATGCGGGAACTTGGACTCCGCCTAAATCTTGCACCGGTGGCGGAGGCCGGAACGGAAGAAACTGCGGCGGCACTTGGTACACGGACATTCAGCTCGGAGCCTGAACAAGCAGGGCAATACGCTGCGGCGGCAGTGCGCGGAATGCAAAAAGCAGGCATCTTTGCGGCGGTTAAGCACTTTCCCGGCAACAGCGCTGCAGATTTACACAAAGGTACTGCGGAATTAACCGTCGACTATGATACCTTCCTTAACCGCTATTGCGCGGCATTCCGGCCTTCAATTACGGACGGTGCGGCGGCCATACTGATTTCTCATATTACGGTACCGGTAATCGAAGCGGCGCCGTTCTGTTTTTCCGCAAAAGGGATTGCGCTACTCCGCAACAAATTGGGATTTTCCGGTCTTATCATCACCGACGATATTGCAATGCAGGCGTTACGGCAAAACGGAGCCGCTCCCGAAGAAAACGCCGTGCGGGCACTCGCTGCCGGCTGCGATATGGTTATGTGCTCGCTGTCTAAGACCTATCCGCTTATCGAAGCGCTTGCGGAGAAAGCGGCGGCCGATACCGATTTTGCGGCAAGGCTTGATGAGGCGGTACTGAGGGTTTTAACCGCCAAGCAGCAAGCGGGACTTATTGATACGCAAAAAACTATCGGCACAGACGGATTTTTTATACCTCATACGCCGGACTGGGAAAAGTTCCGGCAGGCAAAAGAAAGCGCCGCCGTATATCAACATAAAACACCCTAA
- a CDS encoding diacylglycerol/polyprenol kinase family protein has protein sequence MKWFERFRYRTFSQTASVEELLVEVFRKTIHLSSALTVVFAERWYTLTIAGIVGISILYCVSEFLRMHGHGLYIISNITRYASRARDKGRFVLGPLTLAGGVLAALLLFPIHTAKIAIFALAFGDGLASLVGKRFGKIRLAFFKDKTVAGSLTCFAAVFLSSLAVSGSFWKSLLLGIAGAGIEMLPLKDYDNLLIPIIIGYIALFLHA, from the coding sequence ATGAAATGGTTTGAACGCTTCCGCTACCGTACTTTTTCTCAGACAGCCTCTGTAGAGGAACTGTTGGTGGAAGTTTTTAGAAAGACTATCCACTTATCATCGGCTTTAACGGTTGTTTTTGCGGAGCGCTGGTATACGCTTACTATTGCCGGTATTGTTGGTATCAGTATACTCTACTGCGTTTCGGAATTTCTCCGTATGCACGGACATGGACTTTACATCATCTCGAATATTACCCGTTATGCCTCCCGTGCACGCGATAAGGGGCGATTCGTTTTAGGCCCGCTGACACTTGCCGGAGGGGTTCTTGCAGCATTGCTCCTTTTCCCGATACATACGGCAAAAATCGCTATCTTTGCGCTTGCATTTGGGGACGGTCTTGCAAGTCTTGTTGGGAAGCGGTTCGGCAAAATCCGCTTAGCATTTTTTAAGGACAAAACGGTTGCAGGAAGTTTAACCTGCTTTGCAGCTGTGTTTCTTTCGTCCCTTGCCGTCAGCGGGAGTTTTTGGAAAAGCCTGTTGCTCGGTATCGCGGGCGCCGGTATCGAAATGCTTCCGCTTAAAGATTACGATAATCTTTTAATACCGATAATCATCGGCTATATTGCCTTATTTCTCCATGCCTAA
- a CDS encoding NCS2 family permease: MEKLFQLQAHKTTVRTEIIAGLTTFLAMAYILAVNPLILSDAGLNPGSVFTATALSAAVATLMMAVLANLPVALAPGMGLNAFFTYTVVIGMKYSPATALTAVFLEGLLFILLSFFNVREAIVESIPINLKKAVAAGIGLFITLIGMKNAEIIVDNPATLVGLGNVTSGPALLGLIGLVITAILYVMRVPGSILLGILITTVIGIPMGVTAPVGGWENWSIVSAPAAPVFWNFDFSNIFSFQFFTVFFSFLFVDIFDTVGTLVGVTNRAGLIDKDGNIPRVKQALLSDAIGTVFGAMMGTSTVTSFVESTSGVAAGGRTGLTAFTTGIFFLIALIFSPIFLLIPSAATAPALIIVGFLMLSATAEINFQDPTEGIPAFLTIVMMPFAYSIAEGIVYGILSYVILKAITGKFKQIPIVTWVLFVIFILRIILH, translated from the coding sequence ATGGAAAAACTCTTTCAGCTTCAAGCGCACAAAACCACTGTGCGCACCGAAATCATTGCAGGGCTGACGACATTCCTTGCAATGGCGTATATCCTTGCCGTTAACCCGCTTATTTTAAGTGATGCCGGATTAAATCCCGGCAGTGTATTTACGGCAACCGCATTATCTGCAGCAGTTGCAACATTGATGATGGCTGTTCTTGCCAATCTTCCCGTTGCTCTGGCTCCCGGTATGGGCTTAAATGCTTTTTTCACGTATACCGTTGTTATCGGAATGAAGTATTCGCCCGCTACGGCATTGACGGCAGTATTCCTTGAAGGTTTGCTGTTCATCCTTCTGTCTTTTTTCAATGTACGCGAAGCGATCGTAGAATCAATTCCGATTAACCTGAAAAAAGCCGTTGCAGCAGGTATCGGTCTTTTCATCACCTTAATCGGTATGAAAAATGCGGAAATTATCGTTGATAACCCTGCGACATTAGTCGGTCTCGGCAATGTTACTTCAGGTCCTGCCCTTTTGGGACTTATCGGTTTGGTTATTACCGCAATCCTGTATGTCATGCGTGTTCCCGGTTCAATTCTTCTTGGAATTTTGATTACCACGGTAATCGGTATTCCAATGGGCGTTACAGCGCCGGTAGGCGGCTGGGAAAATTGGTCGATCGTAAGTGCACCTGCAGCTCCGGTATTCTGGAATTTCGATTTCAGCAATATCTTTAGCTTCCAGTTCTTTACGGTATTCTTTTCATTCCTTTTTGTTGATATTTTTGATACGGTCGGTACCTTAGTCGGTGTTACTAACCGTGCAGGTCTTATCGACAAAGACGGCAATATTCCGCGCGTAAAGCAAGCGCTGCTCTCCGATGCTATCGGAACGGTTTTCGGAGCTATGATGGGTACTTCTACCGTTACCAGCTTTGTCGAAAGCACTTCCGGTGTAGCAGCCGGCGGAAGAACCGGTTTAACCGCTTTTACAACCGGTATATTCTTCTTAATCGCTTTGATTTTCTCGCCGATTTTCTTGCTTATCCCGTCGGCCGCAACAGCCCCGGCACTTATTATCGTCGGATTCCTGATGTTAAGCGCAACAGCGGAAATTAATTTCCAAGATCCTACGGAAGGTATTCCTGCGTTCTTAACCATCGTTATGATGCCGTTTGCTTACAGTATTGCTGAAGGTATCGTATACGGTATCCTTTCGTATGTTATTTTGAAGGCGATCACCGGCAAATTCAAGCAAATCCCGATTGTTACATGGGTATTGTTTGTCATCTTTATATTAAGAATTATCCTGCATTAA
- a CDS encoding HDOD domain-containing protein yields MDNVTTIPVDKNKIKQAVQMNIPISINTYTLPKETETYIVDVAKVFLGVVHQDGIQDYIVYCLNELTTNAKKANTKRVYFKEKGYDIYDQKAYDEGMLNFKQESLGNIDYYLQQQKKEGLYIKVIMQVKQGHIIFEVRNNVQMVATEFKRIFDRMVVARDYENVDQAFMQAIDDTEGAGLGLIIMLLMLKKIGLHEDAFELITEKDLTINRITIPLDFEANRHLVELTKTIVDYIDDIPQFPEKIMQVQHLINDPNATMGTIASLISDDIALTTDLLKLVNSVAFGLSKECMSITEAVKMAGLRGIQHLLYSIGTLQVLKVTSDEQRKLWNHTYRCAFFAYNLAKTQGKNDLLEEIYVCALLHDLGKIVFSAIYPEVLAKIRDLQAEKNIPEQVIKSVMSGMEHQAIGVAVAEKWHLPAAIVNTIKYQYEPESAPKKYYNLISTVSFAEFMLQFFDGNISYYQIPPVLLKQHNIENEAQLRELCGQLNAKFHEPE; encoded by the coding sequence ATGGACAATGTTACAACTATACCGGTAGATAAGAACAAAATCAAACAAGCTGTTCAGATGAATATCCCCATCTCAATTAACACCTATACGCTTCCTAAGGAAACTGAAACCTATATTGTCGATGTCGCCAAAGTTTTCCTCGGAGTGGTTCATCAAGATGGAATTCAAGACTATATTGTCTATTGCCTCAATGAGCTGACTACAAACGCGAAAAAGGCGAATACCAAGCGGGTCTATTTTAAAGAGAAAGGCTACGATATTTATGATCAAAAGGCCTACGACGAGGGAATGCTCAATTTTAAGCAAGAAAGCCTCGGTAATATCGATTACTATCTGCAGCAGCAAAAAAAAGAAGGTCTTTACATTAAAGTCATTATGCAGGTAAAACAGGGGCATATTATTTTTGAAGTACGCAATAATGTTCAGATGGTTGCAACGGAATTTAAACGTATCTTTGACCGTATGGTTGTTGCACGGGACTATGAAAATGTAGATCAGGCCTTTATGCAGGCAATCGATGATACGGAAGGAGCCGGGCTCGGTTTAATTATCATGCTTCTTATGCTTAAAAAAATCGGGTTGCACGAGGATGCTTTTGAACTGATTACCGAAAAAGACCTAACGATTAACCGGATTACCATCCCGCTCGATTTTGAAGCAAATAGGCATCTGGTGGAATTGACAAAGACAATAGTCGATTATATTGACGACATTCCCCAGTTCCCCGAAAAAATCATGCAAGTACAGCATCTTATCAATGATCCGAACGCAACTATGGGAACGATTGCTTCGCTTATCAGTGATGACATTGCGTTAACGACCGATTTGTTAAAACTCGTCAACTCGGTTGCATTCGGACTTTCCAAAGAATGTATGAGTATTACCGAGGCGGTTAAAATGGCGGGTCTGCGGGGAATCCAGCATCTGTTATATTCCATCGGAACGCTGCAAGTTTTAAAAGTAACGAGTGACGAACAAAGAAAACTTTGGAATCATACGTATCGGTGTGCTTTTTTTGCGTACAATCTTGCTAAAACGCAAGGAAAGAACGACCTTCTTGAAGAAATATATGTTTGCGCCCTCTTGCACGATTTAGGTAAGATCGTATTCAGTGCGATTTATCCTGAAGTGCTGGCGAAAATCAGAGACTTGCAAGCCGAAAAAAATATTCCGGAGCAGGTAATTAAAAGTGTGATGTCGGGGATGGAACACCAAGCAATCGGCGTTGCGGTTGCCGAAAAATGGCATTTACCTGCAGCTATTGTTAATACGATAAAATATCAATATGAACCGGAATCTGCCCCTAAAAAATATTATAATCTAATTTCCACCGTCAGTTTTGCCGAATTTATGCTGCAGTTCTTTGATGGAAATATCAGCTACTATCAAATTCCTCCGGTTTTGCTCAAGCAGCATAATATCGAAAATGAGGCACAGCTTCGCGAACTATGCGGACAGCTTAATGCAAAATTCCATGAACCGGAGTAA
- the gltA gene encoding NADPH-dependent glutamate synthase → METEKTTTEHHYVPREKLAEQAKAYWDELKDKELKMKDRAAIPIQEMPVLEPHARARLMDEVATGYTEEQARIEAERCLNCKNRPCVQGCPVGIPIPEFISCIQKGDFKASVDTIKTTNLLPAICGRVCPQEKQCQLVCTVGKMHKSVDKAVAIGRLERFVADWERENNKTTIPPVAPDTGKKVAIIGSGPAGLAAAADIRRAGHAVTVFEAFHKTGGVMVYGIPEFRLPKDIVAKEVENLKKMGVKFETNFLVGRTETLEQLLNDDGFDAAFIGTGAGLPKFMNIEGENLIGVFSANEYLTRANLMKAYQENKADTPLYPAKVVAVIGGGNVAMDAARMGYRLGADKVYCIYRRTRAEMPARAEEIAHAEEEGVEFCFLQNPTRFIGDKDGKVCAVEVLNYELGEPDASGRRSPVAIPGTEHQIPVDTVIVALGNSSNPLMAKTTEGLQVTKNGNIIVDENQKTSLPKVWSGGDIVLGAATVILAMGEGRKAAASINEYLAK, encoded by the coding sequence ATGGAAACTGAAAAGACAACTACGGAACACCACTATGTCCCCCGCGAAAAACTCGCAGAACAGGCGAAAGCATATTGGGATGAATTAAAAGATAAAGAATTAAAAATGAAGGATCGCGCAGCTATCCCGATACAGGAAATGCCGGTGCTTGAACCGCATGCCCGCGCCCGCCTTATGGATGAGGTGGCGACCGGCTATACCGAAGAACAGGCGCGGATCGAGGCGGAACGCTGCTTAAACTGCAAGAACCGCCCCTGCGTACAAGGATGCCCTGTCGGTATACCCATCCCGGAATTTATCAGCTGCATCCAGAAGGGAGATTTTAAGGCCTCCGTCGACACTATTAAGACAACCAACTTACTCCCCGCTATCTGCGGCCGCGTATGTCCGCAGGAAAAGCAGTGCCAGCTGGTATGTACCGTCGGCAAAATGCATAAATCAGTGGATAAGGCGGTTGCAATCGGCAGATTGGAACGCTTTGTTGCAGATTGGGAACGGGAAAACAATAAAACAACAATACCGCCGGTTGCTCCCGACACCGGAAAGAAGGTTGCGATTATCGGATCGGGACCTGCAGGTCTTGCCGCCGCCGCCGATATCCGCCGCGCCGGTCATGCGGTAACCGTATTCGAAGCCTTCCATAAAACGGGCGGCGTTATGGTATACGGCATCCCCGAATTCCGCCTTCCGAAAGACATTGTCGCAAAGGAAGTGGAAAACCTCAAGAAGATGGGAGTCAAGTTTGAAACCAACTTTTTAGTCGGAAGGACGGAGACGCTGGAACAGTTGCTCAATGATGACGGCTTCGACGCCGCCTTTATCGGTACCGGCGCTGGGCTCCCTAAATTTATGAATATCGAAGGGGAAAACCTCATCGGCGTGTTCAGTGCAAACGAATACTTAACCCGCGCCAATCTGATGAAAGCTTATCAGGAAAATAAGGCGGATACTCCGCTGTACCCCGCCAAGGTTGTCGCAGTTATCGGCGGCGGAAATGTCGCGATGGATGCCGCCCGTATGGGATACCGGCTCGGCGCGGACAAGGTGTATTGTATTTACCGCCGCACCCGTGCGGAAATGCCCGCCCGCGCGGAAGAAATCGCACATGCGGAAGAAGAAGGCGTCGAGTTCTGCTTTCTGCAAAACCCGACGCGGTTTATCGGCGACAAAGACGGTAAGGTATGCGCGGTCGAAGTGCTGAACTACGAGTTGGGTGAGCCGGACGCTTCCGGACGCCGCAGCCCCGTCGCCATTCCCGGTACGGAGCATCAAATTCCGGTCGACACGGTCATCGTCGCGCTCGGCAACAGTTCCAACCCGCTGATGGCAAAGACGACGGAAGGCTTGCAGGTAACCAAGAACGGTAATATCATTGTCGATGAAAACCAGAAAACAAGCCTCCCAAAAGTATGGTCGGGCGGCGACATCGTACTCGGTGCCGCAACCGTCATCCTCGCTATGGGCGAGGGGCGCAAGGCAGCGGCGAGTATTAACGAATATTTAGCAAAATAA
- the oadA gene encoding sodium-extruding oxaloacetate decarboxylase subunit alpha, protein MAHKVRISDLVLRDAHQSLHATRMTTADMLPICSKLDSVGYWSLEAWGGATFDACIRFLNEDPWERLRSLHKALPNTPIMMLLRGQNLLGYRHYADDVVDAFVKAAADNGVGVFRIFDALNDPRNLKRAADAAKKTGKHVQMAISFATTPYHTIDKYAELAKTYTEFGADSICIKDMAGLLKPFDAFDLVTAIKKKTSIPINIHTHATTGLSVATLLKAAEAGADILDTAISSMSMGTSHSPTETMVEIFRGTEMDTGLDINLLLEIAAYFREVRKHYAQFESSFLGADTRILVSQVPGGMLSNLENQLRDLKASDKMDAVLKEIPIVQKDCGYIPLVTPTSQIVGTQSVFNVLFGRYKKLTAETRDLLTGKYGKTPAPCNPELVKAALAEAKMDAPITVRPADLIPNELDKIKAEAKENGAGNSIEDVLTYAMFPKVAPKFFKERSKGPVVFTAPSAEKKPASGASSGVYTVTVNGTDYAVSSSNGTFTVNGTAYSVSVKENAGSASAQKAPVAAPVSAKPVTASSAAAAPAQAASASKPAAQQSAAPAQTGTGGEKLPAPVAGTLLRYSVAEGARVSEGQTVIILESMKMELEINTPKAGVIHFLAAVGAQIAEGDTLAEIR, encoded by the coding sequence ATGGCACACAAAGTTCGGATTTCCGATTTAGTATTACGGGATGCGCATCAGTCTTTACATGCGACGCGCATGACAACCGCCGATATGCTGCCTATTTGCAGCAAACTGGACAGTGTCGGGTATTGGAGCCTCGAAGCATGGGGTGGTGCAACCTTTGATGCATGTATCCGCTTTTTAAATGAAGATCCGTGGGAGCGGCTGCGTTCCTTGCATAAAGCCTTGCCGAATACTCCCATTATGATGCTGCTGCGCGGTCAGAATTTGCTAGGTTACCGGCACTATGCCGATGACGTAGTCGATGCATTCGTAAAAGCCGCTGCCGATAACGGAGTCGGCGTATTCCGTATCTTTGATGCACTCAACGATCCTCGCAACCTGAAACGTGCAGCTGATGCCGCAAAAAAAACCGGCAAGCACGTCCAAATGGCAATCTCTTTTGCAACAACTCCGTATCACACTATAGATAAATATGCGGAATTGGCCAAAACCTATACGGAATTCGGCGCCGATTCCATTTGTATTAAAGATATGGCCGGACTGTTGAAACCTTTTGATGCGTTCGATTTAGTAACGGCTATCAAGAAAAAGACAAGTATTCCTATCAATATCCATACCCATGCCACGACAGGCCTCTCGGTCGCGACACTGCTTAAAGCTGCGGAAGCGGGCGCGGATATTTTGGATACCGCTATTTCATCGATGTCGATGGGAACCTCTCATAGTCCGACTGAAACAATGGTAGAAATTTTCCGCGGTACCGAAATGGATACCGGTTTGGATATTAACCTGCTCCTTGAAATTGCCGCTTATTTCCGAGAAGTGCGCAAGCATTACGCTCAGTTTGAATCGAGCTTCCTCGGTGCGGACACCCGTATCCTCGTATCGCAGGTGCCGGGCGGTATGCTTTCCAACCTTGAAAATCAGCTGCGCGACCTTAAAGCTTCCGATAAAATGGATGCGGTCTTAAAAGAAATTCCGATTGTACAAAAAGACTGCGGCTATATTCCGCTTGTTACTCCGACCAGCCAGATTGTCGGTACGCAGTCGGTATTCAATGTGCTGTTCGGCCGCTATAAAAAACTGACAGCTGAAACACGCGATCTTTTAACCGGTAAATACGGAAAAACACCTGCCCCCTGCAATCCTGAGCTCGTTAAGGCCGCCCTTGCAGAAGCGAAGATGGACGCACCTATTACCGTGCGCCCCGCAGATCTTATTCCCAATGAGCTGGATAAGATAAAGGCCGAAGCAAAGGAAAACGGTGCGGGCAATTCCATCGAAGACGTATTAACCTATGCAATGTTCCCCAAAGTTGCGCCTAAATTCTTTAAAGAGCGCTCTAAAGGGCCGGTTGTGTTTACCGCACCGTCCGCCGAGAAAAAGCCGGCAAGCGGTGCAAGCAGCGGCGTCTACACGGTAACGGTAAACGGCACCGATTATGCGGTTTCTTCATCCAACGGAACATTCACGGTAAACGGTACGGCATACTCAGTCAGCGTAAAAGAAAATGCCGGTTCCGCATCTGCTCAAAAAGCGCCGGTTGCTGCGCCGGTATCAGCTAAACCGGTAACGGCTTCATCCGCTGCGGCGGCTCCGGCACAAGCTGCATCGGCCTCAAAACCGGCGGCACAGCAGTCCGCTGCACCGGCGCAAACAGGCACGGGCGGCGAAAAACTCCCCGCTCCTGTTGCCGGCACGCTCCTGCGGTACAGCGTTGCGGAAGGCGCACGGGTGAGCGAAGGGCAAACCGTCATTATACTTGAATCGATGAAGATGGAATTGGAAATCAATACGCCTAAGGCGGGCGTTATTCACTTTCTGGCAGCAGTCGGTGCGCAGATTGCGGAAGGCGACACGCTTGCGGAAATACGCTAA
- a CDS encoding CC/Se motif family (seleno)protein, with product MTVTVDEKARAFLAKHNESSVYTYLGGCRTUGGVVPQPAVFAGSPDSVDNYDSFNADGITVYVRKGTQTENGTLTITVVKMLWMDSLAVEGMAY from the coding sequence ATGACAGTTACTGTCGATGAAAAAGCAAGGGCTTTTCTTGCAAAGCACAACGAAAGCAGTGTGTATACCTATTTGGGCGGATGCCGTACGTGAGGAGGCGTAGTACCTCAACCGGCCGTGTTTGCCGGTTCGCCCGATTCAGTTGATAATTACGACTCCTTTAACGCCGACGGCATTACAGTCTATGTACGCAAAGGAACGCAGACCGAAAACGGTACGCTTACTATTACGGTAGTAAAAATGCTGTGGATGGACTCTTTAGCAGTGGAAGGGATGGCCTATTAA
- a CDS encoding NYN domain-containing protein, whose amino-acid sequence MDRKYVLLIDGDNIPPSFLEAIITEVSKEGELLIKRLYGDWTTPNMNGWKNWLEKIPIRPVQQFRNGPNATDNTIIMDAIELANTNKSINAVCIVSTDSDYYSLALKLREYGLYVLGIGKQTAKALWVNACNEFKYLENLDSTTTTEEESQDSPFDSLEKLLSHAYKNSRMTEDGWVSLSDLGKSIRRSMPEFDPRSYNHNTLREILEAFPDQYEMTTDKLVPPNHWIKALERQNSGTLTGRIKRFKGNWGIIETDDHGDFYFGLTNLTKSSRRKKITEGMTVRFKVFKEPNANGENFAERNGKATDVELR is encoded by the coding sequence ATGGATAGAAAATATGTATTGCTGATCGACGGCGACAATATCCCGCCGAGTTTTTTGGAAGCTATTATCACCGAAGTTTCTAAAGAAGGTGAATTACTGATAAAGCGCTTATACGGCGACTGGACAACGCCGAATATGAACGGATGGAAAAACTGGCTGGAAAAAATTCCCATCCGCCCGGTGCAGCAATTCCGTAACGGTCCGAATGCGACCGATAATACCATTATCATGGATGCCATCGAATTGGCAAATACCAACAAAAGTATTAACGCCGTTTGCATTGTTTCTACGGATTCCGATTACTATAGCCTCGCGCTTAAATTACGGGAATACGGGCTTTACGTACTCGGTATCGGCAAGCAAACTGCTAAGGCTCTTTGGGTAAATGCGTGCAATGAATTTAAGTATCTGGAAAACCTTGACAGTACCACGACCACGGAAGAAGAAAGTCAAGATTCCCCGTTTGATTCTCTGGAAAAACTGCTAAGCCATGCCTATAAGAATTCCAGAATGACGGAAGACGGCTGGGTCAGCCTCTCCGATTTAGGAAAATCCATCAGACGGAGTATGCCTGAGTTCGATCCCCGGTCATATAATCACAATACTTTGCGTGAAATTCTTGAAGCCTTTCCCGATCAATATGAAATGACAACGGATAAACTGGTTCCTCCCAATCATTGGATTAAGGCATTGGAGCGTCAAAATAGCGGCACGTTAACGGGTCGTATTAAACGCTTTAAGGGAAATTGGGGAATTATCGAAACGGATGATCACGGCGATTTCTACTTTGGTCTTACGAATCTCACAAAATCGTCCCGCCGTAAAAAGATTACGGAGGGTATGACGGTGCGCTTTAAAGTATTTAAGGAACCGAACGCGAATGGTGAAAACTTTGCCGAAAGGAACGGCAAAGCAACGGATGTGGAACTCCGGTAA
- a CDS encoding sulfide/dihydroorotate dehydrogenase-like FAD/NAD-binding protein: MHTILEKKQFSKDVFYLRVAAPEIARQRKAGQFVIIQLDIDYGERIPLTIADADPTEGWIALVVQAVGATTIKLCQKGVGDSVAAILGPLGNPTHIAKVGKVVCVGGGIGTAPLHPIAQAYKRAGNEVVIIIGGRTKELVIFEEEMRKIADELIIVTDDGSYGRKALVTEPLKEICESSAPPQEVIAIGPPIMMKFCAATTRPFGIHTVVSLNTIMIDGTGMCGGCRVTVDGKTKFVCVDGPEFDGHKVDFDNMMMRMKAFKEREDHDRHVCRIGLSNGSN; the protein is encoded by the coding sequence ATTCACACAATTTTAGAGAAGAAGCAATTCTCAAAAGATGTCTTTTACTTACGCGTTGCTGCGCCGGAAATTGCCCGCCAAAGAAAGGCGGGGCAGTTTGTTATTATCCAGCTTGATATCGACTACGGAGAGCGTATCCCACTTACCATCGCAGATGCCGATCCAACCGAAGGCTGGATAGCCCTTGTTGTTCAGGCAGTCGGCGCAACCACGATTAAACTCTGCCAGAAGGGAGTCGGCGATTCGGTTGCCGCAATACTCGGCCCGCTCGGCAATCCCACGCATATTGCCAAAGTCGGCAAGGTTGTCTGCGTCGGCGGCGGTATCGGCACGGCGCCTTTACATCCGATTGCGCAGGCATATAAGCGTGCGGGCAATGAGGTTGTCATTATCATCGGCGGACGCACAAAAGAACTCGTTATCTTTGAAGAAGAAATGCGCAAGATAGCGGATGAGCTCATTATCGTAACCGATGACGGAAGCTACGGCCGGAAAGCGCTCGTTACCGAACCGTTAAAGGAAATTTGCGAAAGCTCCGCGCCGCCTCAAGAGGTTATTGCAATCGGCCCGCCGATTATGATGAAGTTCTGCGCAGCGACAACCCGCCCCTTCGGTATCCATACGGTTGTTTCGTTAAACACCATTATGATCGACGGTACCGGAATGTGCGGCGGCTGCCGTGTTACCGTTGACGGAAAAACCAAGTTTGTCTGCGTGGACGGCCCCGAATTTGACGGGCATAAAGTCGATTTTGACAATATGATGATGCGGATGAAGGCGTTCAAGGAACGGGAAGATCACGACCGTCACGTATGCAGAATCGGACTGTCTAACGGCAGCAACTAA